A window of Silurus meridionalis isolate SWU-2019-XX chromosome 4, ASM1480568v1, whole genome shotgun sequence contains these coding sequences:
- the ntn2 gene encoding netrin 2 isoform X1, which produces MTNRRAHVQCGPSGPGNFLKQGIDLNHCCRGHTHPHNRLHPLLQSCTWIGSFLTFSTFSSLCILFKMKDFCELLLVSWLVGVALTFSEAMAHDAHLFSAQASPTDPCYSETGSARYCIPEFVNAAFGQEVAVSSSCGRRGCEHAHLTDLNSAQNLTCWQSEMLRSMPFNVTLTLSLGKKFEITYISLQFCSEKPDSMALYKSMDYGRSWTPFQFYSSQCRRVYDRPNRAEITKINEQEPLCMELPHSTDPNNAILVFSTLDGRPSRSNFISSPVLQDWVTVTDIRVTFNRPKMSKDLREPAYFYAVSDFQVGGRCKCNGHAHRCLRDKDGKMVCDCKHNTEGPECDRCKPFHYDRPWQRATPKEANECLPCNCNLHARRCRFNMELYKLSGRKSGGVCMNCRHNTAGRHCHYCKEGYYRDLSRPITHRKACTACDCHPVGAAGKTCNQTSGQCQCKDGVTGLTCNRCAKGYQQSRSPVAPCIKIPTVNPTALVSSTEGPADCESYCKPAKGNLKINTKKYCKKDYAVLVSVLDMETVGDWARFSVSVVSVYKSREALKRGENTLWVNMKDLACKCPRIHMGKRFLILGSGRGGAGTERAGLTADKNSLVIQWRDIWTRRLRKFQRREKKGRCSGVELNPEA; this is translated from the exons ATGACGAACAGAAGAGCGCATGTGCAGTGTGGACCTTCAG gaCCTGGCAACTTCCTGAAACAAGGGATCGACCTAAACCACTGCtgcagaggccacacccacccacacaacAGACTCCACCCACTACTGCAGAGCTGCACTTGGATTGGTTCATTCTTAACCTTCTCTACATTTTCAAGTCTTTGTATTCTCTTTAAGATGAAAGATTTTTGTGAGCTGCTATTGGTCAGTTGGTTGGTGGGCGTGGCTTTGACGTTTTCTGAAGCCATGGCCCATGATGCTCACCTTTTTTCCGCGCAAGCATCACCCACTGACCCCTGCTACAGCGAAACAGGCTCCGCCCGCTACTGCATTCCAGAGTTCGTTAACGCGGCATTCGGTCAGGAAGTGGCCGTATCGAGCTCCTGTGGGCGTCGTGGCTGTGAACACGCCCACCTGACAGATCTGAACTCCGCCCAGAATCTCACCTGCTGGCAGTCGGAGATGCTCCGGTCAATGCCGTTTAATGTGACGCTGACGCTGTCTTTAGGAAAGAAATTTGAAATCACTTACATTAGCTTGCAGTTCTGTTCGGAGAAACCGGACTCCATGGCACTCTATAAAAGCATGGACTATGGACGCAGCTGGACGCCGTTTCAGTTCTATTCCTCTCAGTGCCGGCGAGTGTACGATCGCCCCAACAGGGCGGAAATCACCAAAATCAATGAGCAGGAGCCCCTGTGCATGGAACTGCCCCATAGCACCGACCCCAACAACGCCATCCTCGTGTTCAGCACACTGGACGGACGACCTTCGAGGTCAAACTTCATCTCCAGTCCTGTTCTGCAGGACTGGGTCACGGTCACTGATATACGTGTGACCTTCAACCGTCCCAAGATGAGTAAAGACCTTCGAGAACCTGCCTACTTTTACGCAGTGTCCGATTTTCAGGTGGGGGGCAGGTGTAAGTGTAACGGCCACGCCCACAGGTGTCTGAGGGACAAAGATGGTAAGATGGTGTGTGACTGCAAACACAACACTGAAGGACCCGAGTGTGACCGCTGCAAACCCTTCCACTACGATCGCCCATGGCAACGGGCCACGCCCAAAGAGGCCAACGAGTGTCTAC cgtGTAACTGTAACCTTCATGCCCGCCGCTGCAGGTTTAATATGGAGTTGTATAAGTTATCAGGACGGAAGAGTGGAGGAGTGTGTATGAACTGCAGACACAATACGGCCGGCCGACACTGCCACTACTGCAAAGAGGGCTACTACAGAGACCTGAGCCGACCAATCACGCACCGCAAAGCTTGCACag CGTGTGACTGCCACCCTGTGGGAGCTGCAGGTAAGACGTGTAATCAGACGTCAGGTCAGTGTCAGTGCAAGGACGGAGTGACAGGACTGACGTGTAACCGCTGTGCTAAAGGCTACCAGCAAAGTCGCTCTCCTGTGGCCCCCTGCATCA agatcCCCACTGTTAATCCTACAGCACTGGTGAGCAGTACAGAGGGACCTGCAG ACTGTGAGTCCTACTGCAAACCAGCCAAAGGCAACCTGAAGATCAACACGAAGAAATACTGCAAGAAAGACTATG ctgTCCTGGTCAGTGTGTTGGACATGGAGACGGTGGGGGACTGGGCACGGTTCTCGGTCAGCGTGGTGTCGGTGTATAAGAGCAGAGAGGCGCTGAAGCGAGGTGAGAACACGCTGTGGGTGAATATGAAGGATCTGGCGTGTAAATGTCCACGCATCCACATGGGCAAACGCTTCCTCATCCTGGGCTCAGGCAGGGGCGGAGCTGGCACAGAGAGGGCGGGGCTTACCGCAGATAAAAACAGTTTGGTTATACAGTGGAGGGACATCTGGACACGCCGCCTGCGCAAGTTCCAGCGCAGGGAGAAGAAAGGAAGATGCAGCGGTGTGGAACTCAACCCTGAGGCTTGA
- the ntn2 gene encoding netrin 2 isoform X2 has protein sequence MKDFCELLLVSWLVGVALTFSEAMAHDAHLFSAQASPTDPCYSETGSARYCIPEFVNAAFGQEVAVSSSCGRRGCEHAHLTDLNSAQNLTCWQSEMLRSMPFNVTLTLSLGKKFEITYISLQFCSEKPDSMALYKSMDYGRSWTPFQFYSSQCRRVYDRPNRAEITKINEQEPLCMELPHSTDPNNAILVFSTLDGRPSRSNFISSPVLQDWVTVTDIRVTFNRPKMSKDLREPAYFYAVSDFQVGGRCKCNGHAHRCLRDKDGKMVCDCKHNTEGPECDRCKPFHYDRPWQRATPKEANECLPCNCNLHARRCRFNMELYKLSGRKSGGVCMNCRHNTAGRHCHYCKEGYYRDLSRPITHRKACTACDCHPVGAAGKTCNQTSGQCQCKDGVTGLTCNRCAKGYQQSRSPVAPCIKIPTVNPTALVSSTEGPADCESYCKPAKGNLKINTKKYCKKDYAVLVSVLDMETVGDWARFSVSVVSVYKSREALKRGENTLWVNMKDLACKCPRIHMGKRFLILGSGRGGAGTERAGLTADKNSLVIQWRDIWTRRLRKFQRREKKGRCSGVELNPEA, from the exons ATGAAAGATTTTTGTGAGCTGCTATTGGTCAGTTGGTTGGTGGGCGTGGCTTTGACGTTTTCTGAAGCCATGGCCCATGATGCTCACCTTTTTTCCGCGCAAGCATCACCCACTGACCCCTGCTACAGCGAAACAGGCTCCGCCCGCTACTGCATTCCAGAGTTCGTTAACGCGGCATTCGGTCAGGAAGTGGCCGTATCGAGCTCCTGTGGGCGTCGTGGCTGTGAACACGCCCACCTGACAGATCTGAACTCCGCCCAGAATCTCACCTGCTGGCAGTCGGAGATGCTCCGGTCAATGCCGTTTAATGTGACGCTGACGCTGTCTTTAGGAAAGAAATTTGAAATCACTTACATTAGCTTGCAGTTCTGTTCGGAGAAACCGGACTCCATGGCACTCTATAAAAGCATGGACTATGGACGCAGCTGGACGCCGTTTCAGTTCTATTCCTCTCAGTGCCGGCGAGTGTACGATCGCCCCAACAGGGCGGAAATCACCAAAATCAATGAGCAGGAGCCCCTGTGCATGGAACTGCCCCATAGCACCGACCCCAACAACGCCATCCTCGTGTTCAGCACACTGGACGGACGACCTTCGAGGTCAAACTTCATCTCCAGTCCTGTTCTGCAGGACTGGGTCACGGTCACTGATATACGTGTGACCTTCAACCGTCCCAAGATGAGTAAAGACCTTCGAGAACCTGCCTACTTTTACGCAGTGTCCGATTTTCAGGTGGGGGGCAGGTGTAAGTGTAACGGCCACGCCCACAGGTGTCTGAGGGACAAAGATGGTAAGATGGTGTGTGACTGCAAACACAACACTGAAGGACCCGAGTGTGACCGCTGCAAACCCTTCCACTACGATCGCCCATGGCAACGGGCCACGCCCAAAGAGGCCAACGAGTGTCTAC cgtGTAACTGTAACCTTCATGCCCGCCGCTGCAGGTTTAATATGGAGTTGTATAAGTTATCAGGACGGAAGAGTGGAGGAGTGTGTATGAACTGCAGACACAATACGGCCGGCCGACACTGCCACTACTGCAAAGAGGGCTACTACAGAGACCTGAGCCGACCAATCACGCACCGCAAAGCTTGCACag CGTGTGACTGCCACCCTGTGGGAGCTGCAGGTAAGACGTGTAATCAGACGTCAGGTCAGTGTCAGTGCAAGGACGGAGTGACAGGACTGACGTGTAACCGCTGTGCTAAAGGCTACCAGCAAAGTCGCTCTCCTGTGGCCCCCTGCATCA agatcCCCACTGTTAATCCTACAGCACTGGTGAGCAGTACAGAGGGACCTGCAG ACTGTGAGTCCTACTGCAAACCAGCCAAAGGCAACCTGAAGATCAACACGAAGAAATACTGCAAGAAAGACTATG ctgTCCTGGTCAGTGTGTTGGACATGGAGACGGTGGGGGACTGGGCACGGTTCTCGGTCAGCGTGGTGTCGGTGTATAAGAGCAGAGAGGCGCTGAAGCGAGGTGAGAACACGCTGTGGGTGAATATGAAGGATCTGGCGTGTAAATGTCCACGCATCCACATGGGCAAACGCTTCCTCATCCTGGGCTCAGGCAGGGGCGGAGCTGGCACAGAGAGGGCGGGGCTTACCGCAGATAAAAACAGTTTGGTTATACAGTGGAGGGACATCTGGACACGCCGCCTGCGCAAGTTCCAGCGCAGGGAGAAGAAAGGAAGATGCAGCGGTGTGGAACTCAACCCTGAGGCTTGA